A single window of Ferrimonas balearica DSM 9799 DNA harbors:
- a CDS encoding MATE family efflux transporter: MSRIQVHQLTEGDVIAHLRRMTWPLLMAMVLLMTFNFVDAYFVSLLGTKELAAFSFTFPVTFTLFSVVIGLGIGTSAAVATAQGKGKQERARALGGSALALSAALMLFLALPVWLGHDWLFRALGAEGDSLTLINEFMSVWLLGVMFITFPMIGNAVMRANGNTRLPSLVMAGSAFVNAALDPLFIFGWGPVPALGLKGAALATVCANLVSSAVIVYMLVFRMRAVGWFREWPERLQGYREILAIALPAAGSNMLTPLAMGLMTALMAGYGEAAVAAFGVGTRLESLTTLVVLTLSMSLPPLISQNAAAGHMDRVRLLYSKVIKFVLLFQGVVYLVLLVSANWIGQAFGQDAQVAATIALLVSIMPLSYGAQGVIILSNSSFNALHRPMSALGLSVVRLFVMYLPLAYIGGKLAGLTGVFVGAAVANVITGLIAWRWVWYHLCCNRDNSAEAVRESTL, encoded by the coding sequence GTGTCCCGAATCCAAGTCCATCAGTTGACTGAGGGCGATGTTATTGCCCATCTGCGTCGTATGACCTGGCCCTTGCTGATGGCCATGGTGCTGTTGATGACTTTCAACTTTGTCGACGCGTACTTCGTCAGCTTGCTGGGCACCAAGGAGTTGGCGGCCTTCTCTTTCACCTTCCCCGTGACCTTTACCCTGTTCAGTGTGGTGATTGGTCTTGGTATCGGCACCAGTGCCGCGGTGGCCACGGCGCAGGGAAAGGGCAAGCAGGAGAGGGCGCGGGCGCTGGGCGGCTCGGCGTTGGCGCTGTCTGCTGCTCTGATGCTGTTTCTGGCGTTGCCGGTATGGCTGGGCCACGATTGGCTGTTTCGGGCGCTTGGGGCAGAGGGCGACTCGCTGACGCTGATCAACGAGTTTATGAGCGTCTGGTTGCTTGGGGTGATGTTTATCACCTTCCCGATGATTGGCAACGCGGTGATGCGCGCCAATGGCAATACCCGCCTGCCCAGCCTGGTGATGGCAGGCAGCGCCTTTGTGAATGCGGCGCTGGACCCGTTGTTTATCTTTGGCTGGGGGCCGGTGCCGGCGCTGGGGCTGAAAGGGGCGGCGCTGGCAACCGTCTGTGCCAACCTGGTGTCCAGCGCGGTGATTGTCTACATGCTGGTGTTTCGGATGCGGGCGGTGGGCTGGTTCCGGGAGTGGCCGGAACGGCTGCAGGGCTACCGTGAGATTCTGGCCATCGCGTTACCGGCCGCCGGTTCCAATATGCTCACGCCGCTGGCCATGGGGCTGATGACTGCGCTGATGGCCGGGTACGGTGAAGCAGCTGTGGCGGCCTTCGGGGTGGGTACCCGACTGGAGTCCCTGACCACGCTGGTGGTGCTGACCCTGTCGATGAGCCTGCCGCCTTTGATTAGCCAAAATGCTGCTGCCGGTCATATGGACCGGGTGCGACTGCTCTACAGCAAGGTGATTAAGTTTGTCCTGCTGTTCCAGGGCGTGGTCTATCTGGTGCTGCTGGTCAGTGCCAACTGGATCGGCCAGGCGTTCGGGCAGGATGCGCAGGTGGCCGCCACCATTGCGCTGCTGGTCAGCATTATGCCGCTCTCTTATGGGGCGCAGGGCGTGATCATCCTGTCCAACTCCAGCTTTAATGCGTTGCATCGTCCGATGTCGGCGCTCGGCTTGTCGGTGGTGCGGTTGTTTGTGATGTACCTGCCGTTGGCGTACATCGGTGGTAAACTCGCGGGATTGACCGGCGTTTTCGTGGGCGCGGCGGTGGCGAATGTCATCACTGGCCTGATCGCGTGGCGCTGGGTTTGGTATCACCTGTGCTGTAACCGCGATAATTCTGCCGAGGCTGTCCGTGAGTCGACCCTTTAA
- a CDS encoding EAL domain-containing protein gives MLGTRTTIISLASLYLAAAATFALLSSQQIHSAISADHATMSDTLNRAVANGEPSNQLFDTLKQQVPLRYGFVRNRADATQAVYGQYQEPTHPLAPLLTLYPNELVAETRYQDWDYRVQLDGNHYLKAAEPALFQPLIIISVVFVITLMLVIWRSVATGRKLRTLRSAIERLPTFEFPSQLDRISGRLGPLVRALKTSATELKQQVAKAQRSHDLQHPVLDPVTGLKTRALFNEEMERPSGVDALAGHLILLRAGALAELNERLGHSGGDRYLAEVAVLLKQSTLQYHSSEVYRYGATDFLMKLPRLDSDGCKNLMKTLTLQLADLAKHQEVDNAGAVGAIAYQQGDRISRLLTNLDTAVSMAESQGAHEHYLMESSLADLGLDSERWQGVIEDVIEHGRLHFIHQKIRPTREEDRLYTEMLVRFQNTDDHPLPTEPTFGMAARYGLAVELDKLVITRLLRELDYEQNSKETYGINLANHSFSDPSFMSWLEHRLQDQPQLANRLVFEISERSIQHNATQATHCIERLHRLGARICIDHFGTALTSFRFFQMLKPDYIKLEPELTRDIEKNANNRFFIKMLLDIAVRLEVKVIATHVERSDEKVALEELRVHGLQGHHIALPKPLHHIRA, from the coding sequence ATGTTGGGGACTCGCACCACCATCATCAGCCTGGCAAGCTTGTATCTGGCCGCCGCGGCCACATTCGCCCTGCTAAGCAGTCAACAGATCCACTCGGCCATCAGCGCCGACCATGCCACCATGAGCGATACGCTCAACCGGGCGGTCGCCAACGGCGAACCGAGCAACCAACTGTTCGATACGCTGAAACAACAGGTGCCACTGCGGTACGGGTTTGTGCGAAACCGGGCGGACGCCACTCAGGCGGTGTATGGCCAGTATCAGGAGCCCACGCACCCATTGGCCCCGCTGTTGACGCTCTACCCCAATGAACTGGTCGCAGAAACCCGCTATCAGGACTGGGACTACCGGGTACAACTGGATGGCAATCATTACCTGAAAGCCGCCGAGCCCGCCTTGTTCCAACCCCTGATCATTATCAGTGTGGTCTTTGTCATCACCCTGATGCTGGTGATTTGGCGCTCCGTAGCAACCGGCCGCAAATTGCGCACTCTGCGCAGTGCCATCGAACGCTTGCCCACCTTTGAATTTCCCAGCCAACTGGACCGCATTTCCGGCCGCCTTGGCCCTTTAGTCCGGGCCCTGAAAACCAGTGCGACCGAATTGAAGCAGCAGGTGGCCAAAGCCCAGCGCAGCCACGACTTACAGCACCCCGTGCTGGACCCGGTCACCGGGCTGAAAACCCGCGCGCTGTTTAACGAAGAGATGGAACGCCCCAGCGGCGTCGATGCCCTGGCCGGCCATCTGATTCTGCTGCGGGCAGGCGCCCTAGCCGAGCTAAACGAGCGACTGGGCCACAGCGGTGGTGATCGCTACCTGGCCGAGGTCGCGGTACTGCTCAAGCAATCCACCCTTCAATACCACAGCAGCGAGGTCTACCGCTATGGCGCAACCGACTTCCTGATGAAGCTGCCACGGCTCGATTCCGATGGCTGCAAAAACCTGATGAAGACCCTGACGCTGCAACTGGCTGACCTGGCCAAGCACCAGGAGGTGGACAATGCCGGTGCGGTCGGCGCCATCGCCTATCAACAGGGTGACCGTATCAGTCGCCTGCTGACCAACCTCGATACCGCCGTCAGCATGGCGGAATCCCAGGGCGCCCACGAGCACTACCTGATGGAGAGTTCACTGGCGGATCTGGGACTGGACTCCGAGCGCTGGCAGGGGGTGATTGAGGACGTGATTGAGCACGGCCGCCTGCACTTTATCCATCAGAAGATCCGCCCTACCCGGGAAGAGGATCGCCTCTACACCGAGATGCTGGTGCGTTTCCAGAATACCGATGACCACCCGCTTCCCACCGAACCCACCTTCGGCATGGCCGCCCGTTATGGTCTGGCGGTGGAACTGGATAAGTTGGTGATCACCCGCCTGCTGCGCGAGCTGGACTACGAGCAGAACAGCAAAGAAACCTACGGCATCAACCTGGCCAATCACTCTTTCAGTGATCCCAGCTTTATGTCCTGGCTGGAGCATCGCCTGCAGGATCAGCCCCAACTGGCCAACCGTCTGGTGTTTGAGATCAGCGAACGCAGCATTCAACACAACGCCACCCAGGCCACCCACTGCATCGAACGCCTGCACCGACTGGGCGCGCGTATCTGCATCGATCACTTCGGCACCGCCCTGACCTCATTCCGCTTCTTCCAGATGCTGAAGCCGGACTACATCAAGCTGGAACCGGAGTTAACCCGGGACATTGAGAAGAACGCCAACAATCGTTTCTTTATCAAGATGCTGCTGGATATCGCCGTCCGCCTTGAGGTAAAGGTCATTGCCACCCACGTTGAACGGTCCGACGAAAAGGTGGCGCTGGAGGAGTTGCGGGTGCATGGCTTGCAGGGCCACCACATCGCCCTGCCCAAACCGCTGCATCATATCCGCGCGTAA
- the rsxB gene encoding electron transport complex subunit RsxB produces MSSIVFAILALAGLALIFGVLLGYAAIRFKVEGDPMVEQIEQALPQTQCGQCGFPGCRPYAEAIAKGEAPINRCPPGGEATVQKLADMLGVEPEPLDADADSRPKVAYIREAECIGCTKCIQACPVDAIIGTGKQMHTVLADQCTGCDLCVEPCPVDCIEMRPIATTTQNWKWDLESIPVRMVQ; encoded by the coding sequence ATGAGCAGTATTGTTTTTGCCATTTTGGCCCTGGCGGGCCTGGCGCTGATATTCGGCGTTTTGCTGGGTTATGCCGCCATCCGCTTCAAGGTCGAAGGCGACCCTATGGTCGAACAGATCGAACAGGCATTGCCGCAAACCCAGTGTGGCCAGTGTGGCTTCCCCGGTTGCCGCCCCTACGCTGAGGCCATCGCCAAAGGCGAAGCCCCCATCAACCGGTGTCCGCCCGGTGGCGAAGCGACGGTACAGAAGCTGGCCGATATGCTCGGCGTAGAGCCTGAGCCGCTGGATGCCGACGCCGACAGCCGCCCCAAGGTGGCCTATATCCGCGAAGCCGAGTGCATCGGCTGTACCAAGTGCATCCAGGCCTGCCCGGTTGATGCCATCATCGGCACCGGCAAACAGATGCATACGGTACTGGCTGACCAGTGCACCGGATGTGACCTGTGTGTGGAACCGTGCCCGGTGGACTGCATCGAGATGCGTCCCATCGCCACCACCACACAGAACTGGAAATGGGATCTCGAAAGCATCCCGGTCCGTATGGTGCAGTAA
- the rsxC gene encoding electron transport complex subunit RsxC, with amino-acid sequence MQTLLEQIDQGQQWTFPGGIHPPERKSLSNGSAIAELPLPERFWVPLRQHIGQPGSLLVATGDTVLKGQALTRAQLPMAVPVHAPTSGTVGRIEPRVIAHPSGLPEMCIEIIADGEDHWRPRETRVNVEGLERDAILGRIRDAGIAGLGGATFPAAIKLSTDKPVQFLIINGAECEPYITSDDRLMQDEAEAILSGIDILDHLIQPERILIAIEDNKPEAITAIRNALMASHRDPQRYLLRVIPTKYPSGSEKQLVQIVTGLEIPKGQLPADKGILMHNVGTCYAIKRAVLDDEPLIQRVVTVTGEQAGKPGNYWVRLGTDVQWLLEQTQSNPLPGQPLIMGGPMMGFALPRTDVAVVKATNCLLLPSLQELPPSPPARNCIRCGECAQVCPQSLLPQQLYWHSQAAEYDKAAQLNLSDCIECGACAFVCPSDIPLVHHYRIAKAELRDAAQKATKAEEAKLRFDARQARLEKEKAERESRHKSAAKAAPAAPSAGVEAALARIKAKQAGAQESTDMAELRRQRKEQARAAKAAREQAPAAGDDRQAAVAAAVARAKAKQAAEATGSEAAEPAPAAADDKRKAAVAAAIARAKAKQAGEAGSDAAESAPAAADDKRKAAVAAAIAKAKAKQAGEAGSDAAEPAPATADDKRKAAVAAAIAKAKAKQAAEAKGSDAAEPAPATADDKRKAAVAAAIAKAKAKQAAEAKGSETSEPAPAAADDKRKAAVAAAIAKAKAKQAAEAKGSETSEPAPAAADDKRKAAVAAAIAKAKAKQAAEANGSEAAEPAPAAADDKRKAAVAAAIAKAKAKQAAEAKGSDTAEPAPAAADDKRKAAVAAAIAQAKAKQAAAANGSEAAEPAPAPKSAEQNSESDPRKAAIARAIAKAKAKQQQNPDQ; translated from the coding sequence GTGCAGACTTTGCTAGAACAGATCGATCAAGGCCAACAATGGACCTTTCCCGGCGGCATCCACCCGCCGGAGCGCAAATCCCTTTCCAATGGCAGCGCCATCGCCGAACTGCCGTTGCCGGAGCGTTTTTGGGTGCCGCTGCGCCAGCACATTGGCCAGCCGGGCAGTCTGCTGGTGGCCACTGGCGACACCGTCCTCAAAGGCCAGGCGTTGACCCGCGCCCAGCTGCCGATGGCGGTGCCGGTTCACGCCCCCACCTCCGGCACCGTCGGCCGCATTGAGCCCCGCGTCATTGCACACCCCTCCGGACTGCCGGAGATGTGCATCGAGATCATCGCCGATGGTGAGGACCACTGGCGTCCGCGGGAAACCCGGGTCAACGTGGAAGGGCTTGAGCGAGACGCCATCCTCGGCCGCATCCGCGATGCCGGCATTGCCGGCCTCGGTGGTGCCACCTTCCCGGCGGCCATCAAACTGAGCACCGATAAGCCGGTGCAATTTCTGATCATCAACGGCGCCGAGTGTGAGCCCTACATCACCTCCGACGACCGCCTGATGCAGGACGAGGCGGAAGCGATCCTCAGCGGCATCGACATTCTCGACCACCTGATCCAGCCGGAACGCATCCTGATCGCCATCGAGGACAACAAACCCGAGGCCATCACTGCCATCCGCAACGCGCTGATGGCCAGCCATCGCGATCCCCAGCGCTATCTGCTGCGGGTGATCCCGACCAAGTACCCCTCCGGCAGCGAAAAACAGCTGGTGCAGATCGTGACCGGCCTGGAGATCCCCAAAGGCCAGCTGCCCGCTGACAAAGGCATCCTGATGCACAACGTCGGCACCTGCTACGCCATTAAGCGTGCCGTGCTGGACGATGAGCCGCTGATCCAGCGGGTCGTCACCGTCACCGGTGAACAAGCGGGCAAACCGGGTAACTACTGGGTTCGCCTCGGTACCGACGTGCAGTGGCTGCTGGAACAAACCCAAAGCAACCCCCTGCCCGGCCAGCCGCTGATTATGGGCGGCCCGATGATGGGCTTTGCCCTGCCCCGCACCGATGTGGCCGTGGTGAAAGCGACCAACTGCCTGCTGCTGCCCAGCCTGCAGGAGCTGCCCCCCTCGCCCCCCGCCCGCAACTGCATCCGCTGTGGTGAGTGTGCCCAGGTGTGCCCACAGAGCCTGCTGCCTCAGCAGCTGTACTGGCACAGCCAGGCAGCGGAGTACGACAAGGCTGCCCAGCTGAACCTGTCTGACTGCATCGAGTGTGGCGCCTGCGCCTTTGTCTGCCCGTCCGACATCCCGCTGGTGCACCACTACCGCATTGCCAAGGCAGAACTGCGCGATGCCGCGCAGAAAGCGACCAAGGCGGAAGAAGCCAAACTGCGCTTCGACGCCCGCCAGGCGCGTCTGGAGAAAGAGAAAGCGGAACGCGAGTCTCGCCATAAGAGCGCGGCCAAAGCCGCTCCGGCCGCCCCGAGTGCCGGTGTAGAAGCCGCCCTCGCCCGCATTAAGGCCAAACAGGCTGGCGCGCAAGAGAGCACCGACATGGCTGAGCTGCGCCGCCAGCGCAAAGAGCAAGCCCGCGCGGCCAAAGCCGCCCGGGAGCAAGCCCCTGCCGCCGGTGATGACCGCCAGGCCGCTGTAGCGGCTGCCGTCGCCCGTGCCAAAGCCAAGCAGGCCGCCGAAGCAACAGGCAGCGAGGCTGCTGAGCCGGCCCCGGCTGCCGCCGACGATAAGCGCAAAGCCGCCGTCGCCGCCGCGATTGCCAGGGCCAAAGCCAAGCAGGCCGGTGAGGCAGGCAGTGATGCCGCAGAATCTGCCCCGGCCGCCGCCGACGATAAGCGTAAAGCCGCCGTCGCCGCCGCCATCGCTAAGGCCAAAGCCAAGCAGGCCGGTGAAGCAGGCAGTGATGCCGCAGAACCTGCCCCGGCCACCGCTGACGATAAGCGCAAAGCCGCCGTGGCCGCCGCCATCGCCAAGGCCAAAGCCAAACAGGCCGCCGAAGCCAAAGGCAGTGATGCCGCAGAACCTGCCCCGGCCACCGCTGACGATAAGCGCAAAGCCGCCGTGGCCGCCGCCATCGCCAAGGCCAAAGCCAAACAGGCCGCCGAAGCCAAAGGCAGCGAAACGTCTGAGCCGGCCCCAGCTGCCGCTGACGATAAGCGCAAAGCCGCCGTAGCGGCCGCCATCGCCAAGGCCAAAGCCAAACAGGCCGCCGAAGCCAAAGGCAGCGAAACGTCTGAGCCGGCCCCAGCTGCCGCTGACGATAAGCGCAAAGCCGCCGTAGCGGCCGCCATCGCCAAGGCCAAAGCCAAACAGGCCGCCGAAGCGAACGGCAGCGAGGCTGCTGAGCCGGCCCCGGCTGCCGCTGACGATAAGCGCAAAGCCGCCGTGGCTGCCGCCATCGCCAAGGCCAAAGCCAAACAAGCCGCCGAAGCCAAAGGCAGCGATACTGCAGAGCCGGCCCCGGCTGCCGCTGACGATAAGCGCAAAGCCGCCGTGGCTGCCGCCATCGCCCAGGCCAAAGCCAAACAGGCCGCCGCAGCGAACGGCAGCGAGGCTGCTGAGCCGGCCCCGGCGCCAAAGTCCGCCGAACAGAACAGCGAAAGCGACCCGCGTAAAGCGGCCATCGCCCGGGCCATTGCCAAGGCAAAGGCCAAGCAACAACAGAATCCGGATCAGTAA
- the uvrB gene encoding excinuclease ABC subunit UvrB, translated as MSRPFKLHSQFQPAGDQPGAIAKLLDGLDAGLAHQTLLGVTGSGKTFTMANVVAELNRPTIILAHNKTLAAQLYGEMKEFFPENSVEYFVSYYDYYQPEAYVPSTDTFIEKDASINAHIEQMRLSATKALMERRDVVLVASVSAIYGLGDPKAYMAMLLHLRQGDIMNQRDILKRLAELQYSRNDMAFERGTFRVRGEVIDIFPADSEKEAVRIELFDEEIERITLFDPLTGAQSREVARYTVYPKTHYVTPRETIIGAIDKIKAELKVRHQQLLDNNKLIEAQRIKERTQFDVEMMLELGYCSGIENYSRYLSGRAPGEPPPTLLDYLPDDGLLIIDESHVTVPQLGAMYKGDRSRKETLVEYGFRLPSAMDNRPLKFEEFEAIAPQTVFVSATPAKYELDKSAGDVVEQVVRPTGLLDPEIEVRPVATQVDDLLSEIRIRADKNERVLVTTLTKRMAEDLTEYLEDHDVRVRYLHSDVDTVERMEIIRDLRLGEFDVLVGINLLREGLDMPEVSLVAILDADKEGFLRSDRSLIQTMGRAARNVNGKAILYADRITGSMERAIGETQRRRAKQEAYNAEHGIVPKGLVKKITDVMDVGGKRRPGERKVAETKPTYQPVDPAKLAKSIAELEKTMYEHARNLEFEKAAALRDEITALREQLVVS; from the coding sequence GTGAGTCGACCCTTTAAGCTGCATTCCCAGTTTCAACCTGCCGGCGATCAACCCGGCGCCATCGCCAAGCTGCTGGACGGACTGGACGCCGGTCTGGCCCACCAGACCCTGCTGGGGGTAACCGGTTCCGGTAAAACCTTCACCATGGCCAATGTGGTGGCGGAACTGAATCGACCCACCATCATCCTGGCCCACAACAAAACCCTGGCGGCGCAGCTCTATGGCGAGATGAAGGAGTTTTTCCCCGAGAACTCGGTGGAGTACTTCGTCTCCTACTACGACTACTACCAGCCGGAAGCCTACGTCCCCTCCACCGACACCTTTATCGAGAAGGACGCGTCCATCAACGCCCATATCGAGCAGATGCGTCTGTCCGCAACCAAGGCACTGATGGAGCGGCGCGATGTGGTGTTGGTGGCGTCGGTGTCCGCCATCTATGGTCTGGGCGACCCCAAGGCGTATATGGCGATGCTGCTGCATCTGCGCCAGGGCGACATCATGAACCAGCGCGATATTCTCAAGCGACTGGCGGAGTTGCAGTACAGTCGCAACGACATGGCGTTTGAGCGCGGCACCTTCCGGGTGCGGGGCGAGGTGATCGACATCTTCCCGGCGGACTCGGAGAAGGAGGCGGTGCGGATTGAACTGTTTGATGAAGAGATCGAACGCATCACCCTGTTTGACCCGCTGACCGGGGCGCAGAGCCGCGAAGTGGCGCGTTACACCGTGTACCCCAAAACCCACTACGTGACGCCGCGGGAAACCATTATCGGCGCCATTGATAAGATCAAGGCGGAGCTGAAAGTCCGGCATCAACAGCTGCTGGACAACAACAAGCTGATTGAGGCGCAGCGCATCAAGGAGCGGACTCAGTTTGATGTGGAGATGATGCTGGAGCTGGGTTACTGCTCCGGGATTGAGAACTACTCCCGCTACCTGTCCGGCCGCGCACCGGGCGAGCCGCCGCCGACCCTGCTGGATTACCTGCCGGACGATGGCCTGCTGATCATCGATGAATCCCACGTTACCGTGCCGCAGCTGGGCGCCATGTACAAAGGCGACCGCAGCCGTAAAGAGACGCTGGTGGAGTACGGTTTCCGGCTGCCGTCGGCCATGGACAACCGGCCCCTGAAGTTTGAAGAGTTTGAGGCGATTGCGCCGCAGACCGTGTTTGTCTCAGCGACTCCGGCCAAGTATGAGCTGGATAAGTCCGCCGGCGATGTGGTGGAGCAGGTGGTGCGTCCCACCGGTTTGCTCGATCCGGAAATTGAGGTGCGCCCGGTGGCCACCCAGGTGGATGACCTGCTGTCTGAGATCCGCATTCGTGCCGATAAGAATGAGCGGGTACTGGTGACCACTCTGACCAAACGGATGGCGGAAGACCTGACCGAGTACCTGGAGGACCACGACGTCCGGGTGCGTTACCTCCACTCCGATGTCGACACCGTCGAGCGGATGGAGATCATCCGTGATTTGCGCTTGGGCGAGTTCGACGTGCTGGTGGGGATCAACCTGTTGCGGGAGGGGCTCGATATGCCGGAGGTGTCTCTGGTGGCGATTCTCGATGCCGACAAAGAGGGCTTCCTGCGCTCCGACCGCTCCCTGATCCAGACCATGGGCCGTGCCGCCCGTAACGTTAACGGTAAAGCGATTCTCTACGCTGATCGCATCACCGGCTCGATGGAGCGTGCCATCGGTGAAACCCAGCGCCGTCGTGCCAAGCAGGAGGCGTATAACGCTGAGCATGGCATCGTACCGAAGGGGCTGGTGAAGAAGATCACCGACGTGATGGATGTGGGTGGGAAGCGCCGTCCCGGTGAGCGCAAGGTGGCGGAAACCAAACCGACCTACCAGCCGGTGGATCCGGCCAAGCTGGCTAAGTCCATCGCTGAGCTGGAAAAAACCATGTACGAGCACGCCCGCAATCTGGAGTTTGAAAAAGCGGCGGCGCTGCGGGACGAGATTACCGCCCTGCGCGAGCAACTCGTGGTCTCATGA
- the rsxD gene encoding electron transport complex subunit RsxD, whose protein sequence is MAFKMASSPHIQGRMPTHRVMQWVALCTLPGIVAQWWFFGWGNLVQIALAVTTALVAEAVCVKARGRNVRVALSDCTALVTGLLLGICLPPLAPWYVSVLGAVFAIVLVKQLYGGIGQNLFNPAMGAYVALLISFPLQMTQWLPPQSLAATTLGPIDTLVMVLNGEVAGHTVASLRLGIDGATMATPLDTLKTDLTLGLTAGESLTKPVFSSLAGVGWEWVNLAFLLGGLVMLKLKVIRWHIPVAMIATLGLCALIGQILHPDGTGGVTLHLLSGATLFGAFFIATDPVTAATSNRGRLVFGALIGLLVYLIRTFGGYPDAVAFAVMLANMSVPLIDYYTRPRTYGHGGSR, encoded by the coding sequence ATGGCGTTTAAAATGGCCTCTTCCCCCCATATTCAGGGGCGTATGCCAACCCATCGCGTAATGCAGTGGGTGGCGTTGTGCACCCTGCCGGGCATCGTGGCCCAATGGTGGTTTTTCGGCTGGGGCAACCTGGTCCAGATCGCTCTGGCGGTCACCACCGCTCTGGTCGCGGAGGCAGTATGCGTAAAAGCCCGCGGGCGCAACGTTCGTGTTGCTCTGTCGGACTGTACCGCTCTGGTCACGGGCCTGCTGCTGGGCATCTGCCTGCCGCCGCTGGCCCCCTGGTACGTCAGTGTACTGGGCGCGGTGTTTGCCATCGTGCTGGTCAAACAGCTGTACGGCGGCATCGGCCAAAACCTGTTCAACCCGGCGATGGGCGCTTACGTGGCGCTGCTGATCTCCTTCCCGCTGCAGATGACCCAATGGCTGCCGCCACAATCCCTGGCGGCCACCACCCTCGGCCCCATCGACACCCTGGTGATGGTGCTGAACGGCGAAGTGGCTGGCCATACCGTCGCCAGCCTGCGGCTGGGCATCGACGGCGCCACCATGGCGACCCCACTGGACACCCTGAAAACCGACCTGACCCTCGGCCTGACTGCCGGTGAGAGCCTGACCAAGCCAGTGTTCAGCAGCTTAGCCGGTGTGGGCTGGGAGTGGGTGAACCTGGCGTTCCTGCTGGGCGGTCTGGTGATGCTCAAGCTCAAGGTGATCCGTTGGCATATCCCGGTGGCGATGATTGCCACCCTGGGTCTGTGCGCGCTGATTGGCCAGATCCTGCACCCGGATGGCACCGGCGGCGTCACCCTGCACCTGCTCAGTGGAGCCACCCTGTTTGGCGCGTTCTTTATCGCCACCGACCCGGTTACCGCTGCCACCAGCAACCGTGGCCGTCTGGTGTTCGGCGCGCTGATTGGCCTGCTGGTTTACCTCATTCGCACCTTCGGCGGCTATCCCGATGCCGTCGCCTTCGCCGTCATGCTGGCCAACATGAGCGTGCCTTTGATCGACTACTACACCCGACCGCGCACCTACGGTCACGGAGGCTCACGATGA
- the rsxA gene encoding electron transport complex subunit RsxA codes for MTEYLLLLVGTVLVNNFVLVKFLGLCPFMGVSSKLESAIGMSMATAFVLTLASTCSYLVHQYLLVPLELTYLRTLSFILVIAVVVQFTEMVVRKTSASLHRVLGIYLPLITTNCAVLGVALLNINEQHDFISSVLYGFGAAAGFALVLILFSAMRERLAAADVPVPFKGASIAMITAGLMSLAFMGFTGLVK; via the coding sequence ATGACCGAATACCTGTTGTTGCTGGTTGGCACCGTACTGGTCAACAACTTCGTGCTGGTGAAGTTTCTCGGCCTGTGTCCTTTTATGGGGGTCTCCAGCAAATTGGAGTCCGCCATTGGCATGTCGATGGCTACCGCCTTCGTTCTGACCCTGGCCTCCACCTGCAGCTACCTGGTTCACCAGTACCTGCTGGTACCGCTGGAGTTGACCTATCTCCGAACCCTCAGCTTTATTCTGGTGATCGCTGTAGTGGTGCAGTTCACCGAGATGGTGGTGCGCAAAACCAGCGCCTCACTGCATCGGGTACTGGGCATCTACCTCCCCCTGATCACCACCAACTGTGCGGTACTGGGCGTGGCGCTGCTTAACATCAATGAGCAGCACGACTTTATCAGCTCCGTGCTTTATGGCTTTGGCGCCGCTGCCGGCTTTGCCCTGGTGCTGATTTTGTTCTCCGCCATGCGGGAACGCCTCGCCGCCGCCGATGTGCCCGTGCCATTCAAAGGGGCATCCATCGCCATGATCACCGCAGGTCTGATGTCGCTGGCCTTTATGGGCTTTACCGGACTGGTTAAGTAA
- the rrtA gene encoding rhombosortase produces the protein MASVASTKAFGLPKPGQLAGPLLLSLLALLCWALPSLYDTLVWSRNGLEQGQWWRLWTGHLLHSNTAHLLMNLGGLWLIFALHQPHYRWRSIASVSLCIMAMVSLGIWWWVPETARYVGLSALLHGLFAWGAMMDIQRGWRSGYLLLIGVFAKVGWENYFGASAEVAALIDAQVAVESHALGALSGVLCALACRAYQRVR, from the coding sequence GTGGCCAGTGTGGCCTCGACTAAGGCGTTCGGCCTGCCCAAGCCCGGCCAGTTGGCCGGGCCTTTGCTTTTGTCACTCCTGGCACTGTTGTGCTGGGCGCTGCCCAGCCTCTACGACACGCTGGTGTGGTCCCGCAACGGGTTAGAACAGGGTCAGTGGTGGCGCCTGTGGACCGGGCACCTGCTGCACTCCAACACCGCGCACCTCTTAATGAACCTCGGTGGCCTCTGGCTGATCTTCGCCCTGCATCAGCCCCACTACCGCTGGCGCAGCATTGCCAGCGTCAGCCTGTGCATCATGGCGATGGTCAGCCTGGGGATCTGGTGGTGGGTGCCGGAAACCGCCCGCTATGTCGGCCTGAGCGCGCTCCTGCATGGTTTGTTTGCCTGGGGCGCGATGATGGACATCCAGCGCGGCTGGCGCAGCGGTTATCTGCTGTTGATTGGGGTGTTTGCCAAGGTCGGCTGGGAGAACTACTTCGGCGCCAGTGCCGAGGTGGCCGCACTGATCGACGCCCAGGTGGCGGTGGAATCCCACGCCCTGGGCGCCCTCAGCGGGGTGTTGTGCGCGTTGGCCTGCCGGGCTTACCAGCGAGTGCGATAG